A DNA window from Paenibacillus sp. HWE-109 contains the following coding sequences:
- a CDS encoding AraC family transcriptional regulator has product MEDLYRFPNIIHTLQVVGCHFGRKPPGWEYPRHHHHLFELLYCQEGQVTHDINRETVTMKAGDWLLIKSGVRHQSSNSSALDYGYFNVHFDLDDTEIRSLLAATPYRHIPQKAAAESKLLHYVKELESVMHRNLANAEEAQLHLRFEDKLLLQSYLLLIIHDVLDLIRGHAASYKQKKTAVSDKDASLFAADVAHAIEEKLSSGLCEEATVAGIAKELNLSRSQCTKLFAKVYGLSPRQYVSQQKLKLAKELLVTTHLPMTDIADKLGFQSASHFSRQFRRWTGQSPSEFKPKHQVAQQPLSEISH; this is encoded by the coding sequence GTGGAGGATTTATATCGGTTTCCCAACATCATTCATACCCTGCAAGTCGTAGGCTGCCATTTTGGACGCAAGCCCCCGGGATGGGAATATCCGCGGCATCATCATCATTTGTTTGAACTGCTTTACTGCCAAGAGGGACAAGTTACGCATGACATTAATCGTGAAACTGTAACCATGAAGGCAGGTGACTGGCTGCTGATCAAGTCCGGGGTCCGTCATCAATCTTCTAATTCGTCTGCGCTCGATTATGGCTATTTCAATGTGCATTTTGATCTCGACGATACAGAAATTCGCAGTCTGCTGGCAGCAACGCCTTATCGGCATATTCCACAAAAGGCAGCCGCTGAGAGCAAACTCCTGCATTATGTAAAAGAGCTGGAATCTGTCATGCATAGGAATCTCGCCAATGCCGAAGAAGCCCAGCTTCACTTACGCTTTGAGGATAAACTGCTGCTGCAATCCTACCTACTGCTCATCATTCATGATGTGCTTGATCTAATACGGGGGCATGCTGCCTCATACAAACAAAAAAAAACAGCAGTGTCAGATAAAGATGCCTCTTTATTCGCCGCTGATGTCGCGCATGCAATTGAAGAAAAGCTATCAAGTGGGCTTTGTGAGGAAGCGACCGTCGCCGGGATCGCCAAAGAGCTGAATTTGAGCCGCAGCCAGTGTACCAAGCTATTCGCCAAAGTGTATGGCCTGTCGCCGCGTCAGTACGTGAGCCAACAAAAGTTGAAACTAGCCAAAGAACTGCTGGTCACAACCCATTTGCCAATGACAGATATCGCCGACAAGCTTGGCTTCCAATCAGCCAGCCACTTCTCGCGGCAATTCCGCCGCTGGACCGGTCAATCGCCAAGCGAGTTCAAGCCCAAGCACCAGGTCGCTCAGCAGCCGCTATCCGAAATCAGTCACTGA
- a CDS encoding DeoR/GlpR family DNA-binding transcription regulator has product MSLTYEDRRMTILNQLEMEGKVQVHHLSEMLAVSTETVRRDLDRLEKEGKLRKVYGGAVKMRLELVEPPFLKRAQMMKAEKAAIGKLAASLIQDGETIMMDNGTTTIEIMPYLKDRTNITLITHSVPILNLAMETFRGRIIFVGGEINMEFQAAAGSLTDQMLDQFKVNKAFISVGGISLTDGITDFHLAEAIVSRKMIQRAEESILVTDHTKFGMSTFARVSKLEEISMVITDSGCSKEWIDAIETLGIEVLISD; this is encoded by the coding sequence ATGTCATTAACATATGAAGATCGCAGGATGACGATCCTGAATCAGTTGGAGATGGAAGGGAAGGTCCAAGTGCATCATCTCTCAGAGATGCTTGCGGTTTCTACAGAAACCGTGCGGCGTGATTTGGACCGATTGGAGAAGGAAGGAAAGCTTCGCAAGGTTTACGGCGGTGCGGTTAAGATGCGTCTGGAGCTTGTGGAGCCGCCTTTTCTGAAGCGGGCTCAAATGATGAAGGCGGAGAAAGCGGCGATCGGCAAGCTGGCTGCCTCGTTAATTCAGGATGGTGAAACGATCATGATGGATAACGGCACGACGACGATTGAGATTATGCCTTATTTGAAGGATCGTACGAATATTACGTTGATCACTCATTCTGTCCCGATTCTCAATCTGGCCATGGAAACGTTCCGTGGAAGAATCATCTTCGTTGGCGGGGAGATCAATATGGAGTTTCAAGCAGCTGCAGGCTCTCTTACGGATCAAATGCTGGACCAGTTCAAAGTAAACAAGGCGTTTATCTCCGTTGGAGGTATCTCACTCACTGACGGCATAACCGACTTTCACCTGGCGGAAGCCATTGTTTCGCGCAAAATGATACAGCGAGCTGAGGAGTCCATTCTGGTAACGGACCATACCAAATTCGGGATGTCTACGTTTGCCCGCGTGTCGAAACTCGAAGAAATATCGATGGTGATTACCGATTCCGGCTGTTCCAAAGAATGGATTGATGCGATTGAGACACTCGGCATTGAAGTGTTGATCAGTGACTGA
- a CDS encoding alpha/beta hydrolase family protein, protein MIQKKYALKQDIQGKAVVITYEDSYEHEEESPFQTGSMEDELFLKIRQEIENYASLSNTHSETTIIVESCLITDQHIPVLFVYPEGANELPVVFFNHGTGGDAVGLISMGIPLAYAGFFTVLVDARMHGRRRPANFKEAFYGNDYKKVYLTLLQETTQDISRLIDYLEQDPRADTHKVGISGISQGGYLSFFAITQDKRIKVAAPIIGSPDLEDQYGASPPFDELEPTVQQDIIRFSPLRNYRQMPPVALLVQNGNEDIVVPVEGVRKLEAKLKELYKEMPDRYQYVEYDGVGHAITLNGIEDPLGIGQRMMAWFTKHL, encoded by the coding sequence ATGATCCAGAAAAAGTATGCTTTGAAACAAGATATTCAAGGAAAAGCTGTGGTGATTACATACGAGGATAGTTACGAGCATGAGGAAGAGTCACCGTTCCAGACAGGTTCGATGGAAGATGAGCTGTTTCTAAAGATTAGACAAGAGATCGAAAATTATGCTTCTTTGTCCAATACTCACTCCGAAACTACCATTATAGTAGAATCCTGTCTGATAACGGATCAGCATATACCGGTTCTATTTGTTTACCCTGAAGGGGCGAATGAGCTGCCTGTTGTCTTTTTCAATCATGGGACTGGCGGAGATGCTGTTGGACTTATTTCTATGGGAATACCGCTTGCTTATGCCGGCTTTTTCACCGTGCTTGTAGACGCTAGAATGCATGGGAGGAGACGACCTGCTAATTTTAAAGAAGCATTCTATGGGAACGATTACAAGAAAGTTTATTTGACATTATTGCAGGAAACTACCCAAGATATTTCTCGATTGATTGATTATTTGGAACAAGATCCGCGAGCCGACACGCACAAAGTCGGGATATCAGGCATTTCACAAGGTGGTTACCTTTCCTTCTTTGCGATTACGCAAGATAAAAGAATAAAGGTGGCAGCGCCTATTATAGGTTCTCCTGATTTGGAAGACCAATACGGAGCTAGCCCTCCATTTGATGAACTTGAACCCACTGTACAGCAAGATATTATTCGCTTTAGCCCATTAAGAAACTATCGCCAGATGCCCCCGGTCGCCCTGCTAGTTCAAAATGGAAACGAAGACATCGTCGTCCCCGTTGAAGGGGTAAGAAAACTGGAAGCTAAATTGAAAGAGTTGTATAAAGAAATGCCCGACCGGTACCAGTACGTGGAGTACGATGGCGTAGGACATGCAATCACCTTAAACGGGATCGAAGATCCGCTTGGTATCGGTCAACGAATGATGGCATGGTTTACCAAACATTTATAA
- a CDS encoding metallophosphoesterase family protein, whose amino-acid sequence MQHPLTFRKDHTFTITQFTDIHWKDGGTEDQLTKRLMEDVLDTERPDLVVFTGDVIYTGYVTPGEPLCEQPLQAFRDAIQVAETRGIPWAVVFGNHDTETLITRTELMDTVLQQPHTVAQHGPEEINGVGNYQLTITDSEGVAAAALYFFDSGNVSSLPHIKGYDWIRRDQIEWYTKQSEQLTSSNNEQTLPALAFFHIPLPEYQEVWNRATCYGNKFENVCCSPVNSGLFTAMVEMGDVMGTFCGHDHINDYWGELHGIRLCYGRATGYNTYGQEGFPRGARMIRLHQGERSFETWLRLADGKVIRNQPEHNPTV is encoded by the coding sequence GTGCAGCATCCGCTTACTTTTCGGAAAGATCACACGTTTACCATTACACAATTTACTGATATACATTGGAAAGATGGTGGAACAGAAGACCAACTTACCAAACGGCTTATGGAAGATGTGCTTGATACCGAGCGCCCTGATCTTGTCGTATTTACTGGCGACGTCATTTATACCGGCTATGTCACACCAGGCGAACCTCTCTGCGAGCAGCCTTTACAAGCATTCCGCGATGCCATTCAGGTTGCTGAAACCCGAGGCATTCCTTGGGCTGTTGTGTTCGGCAACCATGATACCGAGACCCTTATCACAAGGACTGAGCTTATGGATACCGTCCTTCAACAACCGCATACGGTTGCACAGCACGGTCCGGAAGAAATCAACGGTGTCGGGAACTATCAATTAACGATCACCGATTCAGAGGGAGTGGCAGCTGCGGCCTTGTACTTTTTCGATTCTGGGAATGTCTCATCACTCCCTCACATCAAAGGCTACGATTGGATTCGCCGCGATCAAATCGAGTGGTACACCAAGCAGTCTGAGCAACTCACCTCCAGCAACAACGAGCAGACTTTGCCTGCGCTTGCCTTCTTCCATATCCCGCTTCCGGAATATCAGGAAGTTTGGAACCGCGCCACTTGTTATGGCAACAAGTTCGAGAATGTTTGCTGCTCTCCCGTGAATTCCGGATTGTTCACAGCCATGGTCGAAATGGGCGATGTCATGGGAACATTCTGCGGTCACGATCACATCAATGATTATTGGGGCGAACTGCATGGGATCCGTCTCTGTTACGGAAGAGCAACAGGCTACAATACCTATGGGCAAGAAGGCTTCCCGCGAGGCGCCAGAATGATTCGTCTTCACCAAGGCGAGCGTTCTTTCGAAACATGGCTGCGACTGGCTGACGGCAAGGTGATCCGCAATCAACCAGAACACAATCCTACCGTATAA
- a CDS encoding DMT family transporter, with the protein MFVVSLSLVVASGLTHAIWSLFTKRSRNKSVFLWAIVMVTTVGLFPYLVRELWITPLSLQAYGLLLLSACLQSIYALLLAKTYNMGDLSQVYPIMRGTSTLFIPIVSVLFLRETLSVYGWMGLLCMVIGFLWLSGIISRKQTSAGTVKPFLMALCVGLCTTCYVFVDRLNLQHVSAITLLEVTNIGFMAGLTPIVLRSKQIGTEWKMNAKIILLGAILNPGSYLLFLFAMTYAPVAHISPIREIGTVFATILGIVVLKEKQGKLRIICSILILMGILIISFFG; encoded by the coding sequence TTGTTTGTTGTTTCACTTTCACTTGTCGTAGCTTCTGGTCTTACACATGCGATTTGGAGTTTATTCACCAAAAGAAGCCGGAATAAAAGCGTCTTCCTCTGGGCCATTGTGATGGTAACGACTGTCGGACTTTTTCCTTATCTAGTCAGAGAACTGTGGATTACTCCTTTATCCTTGCAAGCGTATGGACTCTTGCTTTTATCAGCTTGTTTACAGAGCATCTACGCCCTATTGTTGGCCAAAACCTACAATATGGGCGATCTCTCCCAGGTGTACCCGATCATGCGAGGCACGAGCACCCTGTTCATACCTATTGTCAGTGTTCTCTTCCTTCGTGAAACCTTATCTGTCTATGGTTGGATGGGTCTGCTCTGTATGGTCATCGGTTTCCTGTGGCTTAGCGGCATTATTAGTCGCAAGCAAACGTCCGCCGGAACGGTCAAACCTTTTCTTATGGCCCTTTGTGTCGGCTTATGTACGACTTGCTACGTTTTTGTAGATCGCCTTAATCTACAGCATGTCTCAGCAATCACCCTGCTCGAAGTAACGAATATAGGGTTCATGGCGGGCTTGACGCCGATCGTTCTCCGTTCCAAGCAGATTGGCACCGAATGGAAAATGAACGCGAAAATCATTCTCCTAGGCGCAATTCTCAACCCTGGATCTTATTTGTTATTCCTGTTCGCGATGACATACGCCCCGGTCGCTCATATTTCGCCCATTCGTGAAATTGGCACCGTCTTTGCTACCATACTCGGCATCGTTGTACTCAAAGAGAAACAAGGCAAACTTCGAATCATATGCTCAATTCTCATCTTAATGGGAATTCTAATCATTAGTTTCTTTGGTTAA
- a CDS encoding TetR/AcrR family transcriptional regulator, protein MDTSKLGSSDRLLLAALNLISERGYNGVTTMEIAQAAGLSEKTLFRQFGSKQKLLEAAFDRYHYAEEMKKLFNEKLVWELEADLLLVSRTYHEIMNRNRKIFQISLKDEGQLPGFRERTHKHPHQLLEILTNYFITMSEKGKMIAANPEMQAFSFMMMNYGAFQNDLDSHKNYPSISLEPFIQESIKIFARALRP, encoded by the coding sequence ATGGACACCAGCAAGCTGGGAAGCAGCGATAGACTTCTTTTAGCGGCGCTCAATCTGATTTCGGAAAGAGGCTATAATGGGGTAACGACGATGGAAATCGCCCAAGCGGCAGGGCTTAGCGAGAAGACATTGTTTCGTCAATTCGGCAGTAAGCAGAAGCTTCTTGAAGCCGCTTTTGACCGCTACCATTATGCGGAAGAGATGAAAAAGCTATTTAATGAGAAGCTCGTATGGGAGCTGGAAGCGGATCTGCTTCTGGTCAGCCGAACCTATCATGAGATCATGAATCGCAACCGCAAAATCTTCCAGATCAGCCTCAAGGACGAAGGCCAGCTGCCCGGATTCCGCGAACGTACACATAAGCATCCCCATCAATTGTTGGAAATCTTAACGAATTACTTCATCACCATGTCGGAAAAGGGTAAAATGATTGCTGCAAACCCGGAGATGCAGGCCTTCTCTTTTATGATGATGAATTACGGGGCGTTCCAGAATGATCTCGACAGTCATAAAAATTATCCCAGCATTTCGCTGGAGCCTTTTATCCAAGAAAGCATAAAGATTTTCGCTAGGGCCTTACGTCCCTAG